CGCCCTGACCCGCCGCTTCCCGCGCGGCACGGTCCTGGGCATCGCGCCCTTCAACTTCCCGCTCAACCTCTGCGCCCACAAGATCGCCCCGGCGATCGCCGTCGGCGCCCCGATCATCCTCAAGCCGGCCCCGGCGACGCCCCTTTCGGGCCTCATCCTCGGCGACCTGCTCGCCGAGACGGAGCTCCCCGCCGGCTCCTGGTCGATCCTCCCGGTCGCCAACGACAAGATGCCCGCCCTCGTCCAGGACGAGCGGCTGCCGGTCATCTCCTTCACCGGCTCCGAGACCGTCGGCTTCGCGATCATGGACTCGGTCCCGCGCAAGCACGTCACGCTGGAGCTCGGCGGCAACGGTGCGGCTGTCGTCCTCGGCGACTGGGCCTCCGAGAAGGACCTCGACTGGGCCGCGACCCGTATCGCGACCTTCTCGAACTACCAGGGCGGCCAGTCCTGCATCTCCGTGCAGCGCGTGATCGCGGACGCCGCCGTCTACGACCGCCTCGTCCCGAAGATCGTCGCGGCCGTCGAGGCGCAGGTGACGGGTGACCCGTCCGACGCCGCCACCGATGTCGGCCCGCTCGTCAGCGAGGCCGCCGCCGTGCGCGTCGAGTCCTGGGTCGACGAGGCCGTCAAGGCGGGCGCCAAGCTGCTCACGGGCGGCAAGCGCGACGGTGCGGCGTACGCGCCGACCGTCCTCGCCGACCTCCCGGCCGACACCACGCTCGCCTGCGAGGAGGTCTTCGGGCCGGTCCTCTCGGTGCGGAAGGTCGACGGCGAGGCGGAGGCGTTCGCGGCGGTCAACGACTCCAAGTACGGCCTGCAGGCAGGGGTGTTCACCCACGACCTGCAGACGGCCTTCCGTGCGCACGGCGCGCTGGAGGTGGGCGGCGTGATCATCGGCGACGTCCCGTCGTACCGCGCGGACCAGATGCCGTACGGCGGCGCCAAGCAGTCCGGTGTGGGCCGCGAGGGCGTGGCGTTCGCGATGGCGGACTACACCTACGAGCGGGTCATGGTCTTCACGGGCCTCGCGCTCTAGCAGGTACGCGCGTACGCGAAAGATCCGGCGGCCGGAGCCCACTGTGCGGGGGCTCCGGCCGTTCGCGTGTCCGACCCGCGCGAGGTCTGGCCGAGCCGTCAGGAATCGGGTAATACGGACGGGTAGCACCGCTCGGTAACGGGTAGGTGCGTCCACCCGACACCCCGCGGCGAGGAGTTCCCCTCATGACCGCACCACAGGACAGCCGACCGACCCCGCAGACCCCCAAGGTCACCGAGCGCGAGGCCCGCCAGGTGGCCGAGGCCGCGCGTGAACAGGACTGGCGCAAGCCGAGTTTCGCCAAGGAGCTCTTCCTCGGCCGCTTCCGGCTCGACCTCATCCACCCCCATCCGCTGCCGGCGGCCGACGACGCGCAGCGCGGCGAGGACTTCCTCGCCAGGCTGCACGTCTTCTGCGAGACGAAGGTCGACAGCGCGCTCATCGAGCGCGAGGCGCGGATCCCCGACGAGACGATCAACGGGCTCAAGGAGCTCGGCGCGCTCGGCATGAAGATCGACACCAAGTACGGCGGTCTCGGACTGACGCAGGTGTACTACAACAAGGCGCTCGCGCTGGCCGGTTCGGCCAGCCCCGCCATCGGTGCGCTCCTCTCCGCCCACCAGTCGATCGGCGTACCGCAGCCGCTGAAGCTCTTCGGTACGCAGGCCCAGAAGGACGCCTTCCTGCCGCGGCTGGCCCGCACCGACATCTCCGCCTTCCTCCTCACGGAGCCGGACGTCGGCTCGGACCCGGCGCGCCTCGCGACGACGGCGGTGCCCGACGGCGATGCGTACATCCTCGACGGCGTAAAACTCTGGACGACCAATGGCGTGGTCGCCGATCTCCTGGTCGTCATGGCGCGCGTCCCCAAGTCCGAGACGTCCAAGGGCGGCATCACCGCCTTCGTGGTCGAGGCGGACGCGCCGGGCGTCACGGTCGAGAACCGCAACGCCTTCATGGGGCTGCGCGGTCTGGAGAACGGCGTCACCCGCTTCCACCAGGTCCGCGTCCCTGCGGCGAACCGCATCGGCCCGGAGGGCGCGGGCCTCAAGATCGCCCTGACCACGCTCAATACGGGGCGCTTGTCCCTTCCCGCGATGTGCGTGGGCGCGGGGAAGTGGTGTCTGAAGATCGCCCGCGAGTGGTCCTCGGTACGGGAACAGTGGGGCAAGCCGGTCGCCCAGCACGAGGCGGTGGGCGGGAAGATCGCCTTCATCGCGGCGACGACGTTCGCCCTGGAGGCGATCCTGGACCTTTCGTCACAGATGGCGGACGAGGACCGCAACGACATCCGCATCGAGGCGGCGCTCGCCAAGCTCTACGGCTCGGAGATGGGCTGGCTGATGGCGGACGAACTGGTCCAGATCAGGGGCGGCCGCGGCTTCGAGACGGCCGACTCCCTTGCCGCACGCGGCGAGCGGGCCGTTCCTGCCGAGCAGGTCCTGCGCGACATGCGCATCAACCGCATCTTCGAGGGCTCGACGGAGATCATGCACCTGCTGATCGCCCGCGAGGCGGTCGACGCCCACCTGAAGGTCGCAGGCGACCTGATCGACCCGGAGAAGAACCTCTCGGCCAAGGCGAAGGCGGGCGCCCAGGCCGGGGCCTTCTATGCCCGCTGGCTCCCGAAGCTGGTCGCGGGACCGGGTCAACTCCCGCGCAGTTACGCGGAGTTCCACCCGCAGGACCATCCTGACCTCTCGGGCCATCTGCGCTACGTGGAACGTTCGGCGCGCAAGCTGGCCCGCTCGACGTTCTACGCGATGTCGCGCTGGCAGGGCCGCATGGAGACCAAACAGGGCTTCCTCGGCCGGATCGTGGACATCGGCGCGGAGCTCTTCGCGATGAGCGCGGCCTGCGTACGGGCCGAACTCCTGCGCACCACCGAGGAGTACGGCCGCGAGGCGTACCAGCTGGCGGACGCGTTCTGCCGCCAGTCCCGCATCCGCACCGACGAACTCTTCGCCCGCCTCTGGACGAACACCGACGACCTGGACCGCAAGGTCGTCACGGGCGTCCTGTCGGGTACGTACAACTGGCTGGAACAGGGCATCGTCGACCCCTCGGGCGAAGGCCCCTGGATCGCGGACGCCACCCCCGGCCCGACGACGAAGGACAACGTCCACCGCCCCGTCCGCTGAGACGCGGACCGGCTCAGGCGCTGTCGCGCTCCGCGCGGCGGCGCCTTGCGACGTACACCGCAGCGCCCGCGAACCCTGCGGCGACGACGGTGAACTCGGCCACCAGCCCCCAGCGGTGCGCGACGAGGACCGTGCGCAGGCTGCCCAGAGTCATGACGGCCATGAAGACGAACAGCCAGAAGAGAACGCGCCATTTGGGCATGCGCGGATGCTACCTGCGCCTCGCACGCTCCCGCAGCGCGTCCAACGCGTGAAACGCACCCCCGCCCCTCACTCCGGACCGGGCAAAATCTCCCCTCATGACCGAGATCGAAATCCCCGGCTCCAAGTCCGTGACCGCCCGCGCCCTCTTCCTCGCCGCGGCGGCCGAGGGCACCACCACCCTCCTTCGGCCCCTCGTCTCAGACGACACCGAGGGCTTCGCCGAGGGCCTCGTCAGTCTCGGTTACGACGTCGAGCGCGCCCCCGGCGCCTGGCGCATCCAGGGCCGCCCCGAAGGCCCCGCGGCCACCGACGCGGACGTCTACTGCCGCGACG
The sequence above is drawn from the Streptomyces sp. NBC_01465 genome and encodes:
- a CDS encoding aldehyde dehydrogenase family protein, which gives rise to MTSTHAFWLAGRQATGEDTFDVTSPWDGRLVGTVAVPTDAQVEEAVAAAHAVRDEFAATPAHVRAAALDHVSRRLVERTEEIAQLISAENGKPIKWARGEVGRAVSVFRFAAEEARRYNGGEAQRLDTDAGGAGRLALTRRFPRGTVLGIAPFNFPLNLCAHKIAPAIAVGAPIILKPAPATPLSGLILGDLLAETELPAGSWSILPVANDKMPALVQDERLPVISFTGSETVGFAIMDSVPRKHVTLELGGNGAAVVLGDWASEKDLDWAATRIATFSNYQGGQSCISVQRVIADAAVYDRLVPKIVAAVEAQVTGDPSDAATDVGPLVSEAAAVRVESWVDEAVKAGAKLLTGGKRDGAAYAPTVLADLPADTTLACEEVFGPVLSVRKVDGEAEAFAAVNDSKYGLQAGVFTHDLQTAFRAHGALEVGGVIIGDVPSYRADQMPYGGAKQSGVGREGVAFAMADYTYERVMVFTGLAL
- a CDS encoding acyl-CoA dehydrogenase family protein, with protein sequence MTAPQDSRPTPQTPKVTEREARQVAEAAREQDWRKPSFAKELFLGRFRLDLIHPHPLPAADDAQRGEDFLARLHVFCETKVDSALIEREARIPDETINGLKELGALGMKIDTKYGGLGLTQVYYNKALALAGSASPAIGALLSAHQSIGVPQPLKLFGTQAQKDAFLPRLARTDISAFLLTEPDVGSDPARLATTAVPDGDAYILDGVKLWTTNGVVADLLVVMARVPKSETSKGGITAFVVEADAPGVTVENRNAFMGLRGLENGVTRFHQVRVPAANRIGPEGAGLKIALTTLNTGRLSLPAMCVGAGKWCLKIAREWSSVREQWGKPVAQHEAVGGKIAFIAATTFALEAILDLSSQMADEDRNDIRIEAALAKLYGSEMGWLMADELVQIRGGRGFETADSLAARGERAVPAEQVLRDMRINRIFEGSTEIMHLLIAREAVDAHLKVAGDLIDPEKNLSAKAKAGAQAGAFYARWLPKLVAGPGQLPRSYAEFHPQDHPDLSGHLRYVERSARKLARSTFYAMSRWQGRMETKQGFLGRIVDIGAELFAMSAACVRAELLRTTEEYGREAYQLADAFCRQSRIRTDELFARLWTNTDDLDRKVVTGVLSGTYNWLEQGIVDPSGEGPWIADATPGPTTKDNVHRPVR